The Lycium barbarum isolate Lr01 chromosome 9, ASM1917538v2, whole genome shotgun sequence genome has a segment encoding these proteins:
- the LOC132611914 gene encoding uncharacterized protein LOC132611914, giving the protein MLTREIIQTSVGEVTRTTRNRTISQPNFAPEPKSKMEEMMKKMMGYIQKIMTNQQNFKQKIIAKNHTRDMNICNLDRLAEVEKEAVAKDEVIEIERVAKIPLIKQPQPVVAKPPPSFPHRLAKKKEEAKYKKFLDLLKHLHVNVPLVDMLQGISKEANYIKDIVAKKIHFTEYAKVVLTEECTSRIQNKLTTKLKDSDSFTIKIAIGKKFIADALCDLGASINLIPSFMFRKLELGNPRPTTIVLPLAAKSLARPEGIIEDVLVQVGSLIFSVDFVILDFEPYSKVQFILGRPFFATGRELIDVAAW; this is encoded by the exons ATGCTAACTAGAGAAATCATCCAAACTTCAGTTGGGGAGGTAACTAGGACAACCAGAAATAGAACTATCAGTCAGCCTAATTTTGCACCTGAACCAAAGAGTAAAATGGAGGAAATGATGAAGAAAATGATGGGATATATTCAGAAGATAATGACCAATCAGCAGAATTTCAAACAAAAGATAATAGCCAAAAATCATACGCGTGACATGAACATATGTAATCTGGATAGGCTAGCTG AAGTAGAGAAAGAGGCAGTTGCAAAAGATGAGGTTATCGAGATAGAAAGGGTGGCAAAGATACCATTGATAAAGCAGCCACAGCCAGTGGTTGCCAAACCACCACCTTCATTCCCTCATAGGTTGGCAAAGAAGAAGGAAGAGGCTAAGTACAAAAAGTTTCTTGATTTACTGAAGCATTTACATGTGAATGTCCCCTTAGTGGACATGCTGCAAGGGATTTCGAAAGAAGCTAATTACATCAAGGACATCGTAGCAAAAAAGATTCATTTCACAGAGTATGCCAAAGTTgtacttactgaggagtgcacgTCTCGTATTCAAAACAAACTTACTACAAAGCTGAAAGACTCAGATAGTTTCACTATCAAAATCGCTATTGGAAAGAAATTTATTGCAGATGCATTATGTGATCTTGGGGCTAGTATCAACCTGATACCATCATTTATGTTCAGAAAATTAGAGTTGGGAAACCCAAGACCTACTACTATTGTTTTGCCGCTGGCAGCCAAATCTTTGGCCAGGCCCGAGGGTATTATTGAAGATGTTCTTGTGCAGGTTGGGTCTCTCATATTTTCGGTAGATTTTGTTATCTTGGATTTTGAACCATATTCGAAAGTCCAATTTATTTTGGGGCGTCCATTTTTTGCCACAGGAAGAGAATTGATTGATGTTGCAGCATGGTAG